AGCAGATGTCGAGTTCGAGCGGCCCGCCGCCGTGGTGCGTAAAGGTATGCACGTCCATCGGGACGCGGCAGGAAGGGCAGTTCGGTTTCGGGCTCATGTTCGAATCGACAGGCGGGCGGTTGAACGGTCGGCATGCCTGCGCGCGGCGAGCCGCACGGCATCCATCGTCTTCAGCGGCATCCGCGGCTGAAACTTCAGCGCGCGCTGCGCGTCACCTTGACGCCGGCGGGCGCACTGCGATGAAAAGTGACCGGTATCGCAGGCGCCTGCGGGACCGATTTTCGCAAACTCCCGACCACGTGCATTTCGCACTTCTTGCAGTCGAAGCGCAAGGTGAGCCGGTCGTTGCCGTTCATCAGCGTCATCGGTTCCGCTTTCACCATGCCGCGCAGGTCGTAGTCCTTCAATTCCTTCGGACACAGGTTGTGGCTGTAGCGCAGGCAGTGCTTGGTGATCATCAGCGAAACCTCGCCCGGCTCGTGGTTGAGCTCGTAGGCGTCGGCGATCAGCTGCACGCCATGTCGGCGATAGAAGGTGCGCGCCTTTTCGTTGTACACGTTGGCGAGATAGCTCAACTCGGTGTCGGTGAATGGCACCGGCGGTTCGACCGGCGCCAGCGGCTGCGGTCGCGCATGCGCCTTCACGCGGGCCGTTTCCAGCTTTTCGCAGGCATCGCGGCGCAGGCCGTTCAGCACCGAAGCCGGAAGAAACCACGCCTGCTGCGTATCCAGCGTGACCGAGCGCGCTTCGAACATCGTGTTGCCGAGCTTGGCGATGGCTTCGCGGATGCCGACCCGCGCGCGTTCCGCGTCGCGCGCCGGCTGCTTGTCATGGGTGATTTCAGACCGTACGGTACAGCCGTCCTCGTCGGTCAGCGTCAGCGCAAAACCTTCCGGCGTGTCGGCAAACCGCAGATCCACCGCGACCCGTCGTTCGCTCGACTTCTTCTCCAGCGCCCGCTCGAAAGCCTGGTCCCTATTGCGGTAAAGCGTCATGCCGGCTTTCAGGTCATCCGGCATGAGGTTGGGGAACAATTGCCTCCCCTGCACGGTGTTGATGCGCAGGCCCTGCAGTTCGCGATGGCTGTCGAAATAGCTCAGACCGTCGCCGTTGTGGATGTCGACCAGAGCCGCGACTTCGATGTGATCGGCCGCGATCCGGGTCACGGTCGCCGCTTCCTCGCCGACGAAGCCGGGCGCTTCGAACGCTTCGATGCCGTGCTGACGGCCATTGACGAAGTAGTCGGTCGCGCCGCGGTTGAACGACTTTTCCGGCAGCGGTGTGAAGAAGAAGGTGCAGCGGCCGCTGGACGCGCGCCGGTGCGCCGGCAGGTCGTCCAGGATGTCATCGATCAGCGTGCGGTAATGGGCGGTGATGTTCTTCACATAGGCCAGATCCTTCAGCCGTCCCTCGATCTTGAACGAACTGATCCCGGCGTCGATCAGCGCGCGCAGATTGGCGCTCTGGTCGTTGTCCTTCATCGACAGCAGGTGCTTGTCGTGCGCCACGACGGCGCCGCTGGCGTCGGTCAGCGTGTAGGGCAGGCGGCAGGCCTGCGAACATTCGCCGCGGTTGGCGCTGCGCGCGGTGTGCGCATGGCTGATGAAGCACTGGCCGCTGAATGCCACGCACAGCGCACCGTGCACGAAGAACTCAAGCGAACACGACGTGTTCGACGCGATGTCGCGGATCTGCTCCAGCGTCAGTTCTCGTGCCAGCACGATCTGCGAAAAGCCGACGTCCTGCAGGAAGCGCGCCTTGGCTGCGTCCCGGATGTCGGTCTGCGTGCTGGCGTGCAGCTGGATTGGCGGCAGATCCATTTCCAGCAGGCCCATGTCCTGCACGATCAGCGCATCGACTCCGGCGTCGTACAACTGGCGGATGGTGTGCCGCGCCGGCTCCAGTTCGTCGTCGCGCAGGATGGTGTTGAACGCGACGAACACCTTCGCATGGAAGCGATGCGCATGTGCCGTCAGGCGCGCGATGTCGGCGACGTCATTGTCGGCGCCCTTGCGCGCGCCGAAGGACGGCCCGCCGATATACACCGCATCGGCGCCGTGGTTGATCGCCTCGATGCCGAAATCGGCATTTTTTGCGGGCGCGAGCAGTTCGAGGATGCGGCGGTCTGAGGTCATCGGGAAGCGCGACAGGGCGTGAGCCGTAAAGGCGCGATTATCCGCGAGCGCGCTGCAAATGAAAAACCGGCCGAAGCCGGTTTTCGTCGCAGGTCAGGCGCCGTCAGGCGCGACGCCGCGCCATCATGCCGATCAGCAGCACACCGCCGAGCATCATTGCCCAGGTGCGCGGCTCGGGTATCGGCGCCGGCACCGTGGCCTGCAGGCTCGCCACTTCCCAGCCGATGTCGTCCAGGGCTGCCCAGTCGAGGTCGGTCATGTACCGCCGCTGGCCTGAAGGGATGAAGGGCGAAAGCAGCGGAATCTGCTGGCTGCCGTTGGCGACGCCGCGCAGCGTGGTCGCAAAGTGAGCATCGGAGCCGTCGCCCTGCAGCGCAACCGCTGCACCGCCGTTCGTCGCGGTGGTGACCGCGCCGGTGAAGGTGTCGCCGACCACCGCGTCGAACCAGCTGTCGGCCGTGCCGAAACCGAATACGTGCGCGGTTTCATGCATCGCCACGGTGTAGAAGTCAAAGCCGGAGAAGCCTTCGACGGTCGACACGTCGCTGTCGAAATACCAGTTGATGTTGGTACCGAAGCTGATCGAGCCGCCCCACGGCCCGAAATCGGTTTCGACCGTAGTCAACGCACCCGGCTCGCCGCGCGACAGTGCGTTGTTGATGAACGCCGTGCTGCCACTGACACTCTGGAAACCCGGGCCGCCAACACCCAGCGTCTGGCCGCCGAAGGCATGGGATCCGACAAAAATGCGGATTTCGTTCTCGGGGATGCTGAA
The sequence above is a segment of the Methyloversatilis sp. RAC08 genome. Coding sequences within it:
- a CDS encoding PEP-CTERM sorting domain-containing protein, producing the protein MKKPLFAASAVVFATFSIPAQAIDVVFDYTYDTAGFFTSDKRVVLDQVAQVFSLNLLDTLTAITPSGGNTFAARLYNPQDPFGTPLLINNFSIPENEIRIFVGSHAFGGQTLGVGGPGFQSVSGSTAFINNALSRGEPGALTTVETDFGPWGGSISFGTNINWYFDSDVSTVEGFSGFDFYTVAMHETAHVFGFGTADSWFDAVVGDTFTGAVTTATNGGAAVALQGDGSDAHFATTLRGVANGSQQIPLLSPFIPSGQRRYMTDLDWAALDDIGWEVASLQATVPAPIPEPRTWAMMLGGVLLIGMMARRRA
- a CDS encoding peptidase U32 family protein encodes the protein MTSDRRILELLAPAKNADFGIEAINHGADAVYIGGPSFGARKGADNDVADIARLTAHAHRFHAKVFVAFNTILRDDELEPARHTIRQLYDAGVDALIVQDMGLLEMDLPPIQLHASTQTDIRDAAKARFLQDVGFSQIVLARELTLEQIRDIASNTSCSLEFFVHGALCVAFSGQCFISHAHTARSANRGECSQACRLPYTLTDASGAVVAHDKHLLSMKDNDQSANLRALIDAGISSFKIEGRLKDLAYVKNITAHYRTLIDDILDDLPAHRRASSGRCTFFFTPLPEKSFNRGATDYFVNGRQHGIEAFEAPGFVGEEAATVTRIAADHIEVAALVDIHNGDGLSYFDSHRELQGLRINTVQGRQLFPNLMPDDLKAGMTLYRNRDQAFERALEKKSSERRVAVDLRFADTPEGFALTLTDEDGCTVRSEITHDKQPARDAERARVGIREAIAKLGNTMFEARSVTLDTQQAWFLPASVLNGLRRDACEKLETARVKAHARPQPLAPVEPPVPFTDTELSYLANVYNEKARTFYRRHGVQLIADAYELNHEPGEVSLMITKHCLRYSHNLCPKELKDYDLRGMVKAEPMTLMNGNDRLTLRFDCKKCEMHVVGSLRKSVPQAPAIPVTFHRSAPAGVKVTRSAR